In one Paraburkholderia megapolitana genomic region, the following are encoded:
- a CDS encoding porin, with protein MKKQVIALAASAAFAAPVFAQSSVTLFGLIDEGFVYTNNTNTKGQASYQMQSGYAQGSRWGLRGSEDLGGGLKAVFTLENGFELNTGKLMQGGRMFGRQAFIGLADDRYGTVMLGRQYDSLVDYLAQMTANGNWGGFLLSHPLDNDNTDNSFRVNNTVKYASQNISGLQFGGTYSFSNGTNFANNRQYSIGTQYTRGPLLLAAAYLQANNPGVGSDGAIAANDANFTSDLLRVFGGGAKYTFGSATVGLVYTNTNVKNPAGTVYLTDASGNFLPLVGAGGTLSALKFQNFEVNGKYQVTPTFFVGAQYVYTLVNYEASTGNLKPKFHTLGLMADYNLSKRTDFYVQSAYQKVGGDKTGTVLDNAYIPGAGGVSSAANQFAVRAGIRHKF; from the coding sequence ATGAAAAAGCAGGTTATCGCGCTGGCGGCATCCGCCGCTTTTGCCGCGCCCGTTTTCGCACAGAGCAGCGTCACGCTGTTTGGGTTGATCGATGAGGGCTTCGTCTACACGAACAACACAAACACCAAGGGCCAGGCGTCCTATCAGATGCAGAGCGGCTACGCACAGGGTAGCCGTTGGGGGCTGAGGGGTAGCGAAGATCTCGGCGGCGGCCTGAAGGCGGTCTTTACGCTCGAGAACGGGTTCGAATTGAACACCGGCAAGCTGATGCAGGGTGGCCGGATGTTTGGGCGGCAGGCGTTCATTGGCCTCGCGGACGATCGGTACGGTACCGTCATGCTCGGCCGTCAGTACGATTCGCTCGTCGACTATCTCGCGCAAATGACGGCGAACGGCAACTGGGGCGGTTTCCTGCTGTCGCATCCGCTCGATAACGACAACACCGACAACTCGTTTCGTGTGAACAACACGGTGAAGTACGCGAGTCAGAATATTTCCGGCTTGCAGTTCGGCGGTACGTACAGCTTCAGCAACGGCACGAACTTCGCGAACAATCGCCAGTACAGCATCGGCACGCAATATACGCGCGGACCGCTGCTGCTCGCGGCGGCCTATCTGCAAGCGAACAATCCGGGTGTGGGCAGCGATGGTGCGATCGCGGCCAACGATGCGAACTTCACGTCTGACCTTCTGCGTGTTTTTGGCGGCGGCGCCAAGTACACGTTTGGCTCGGCGACGGTTGGCCTGGTCTACACCAACACGAACGTAAAGAATCCGGCGGGCACGGTTTACCTGACCGATGCATCGGGTAACTTCTTGCCGCTGGTCGGCGCGGGCGGCACGCTGAGTGCACTGAAATTCCAGAACTTCGAAGTGAACGGCAAGTATCAGGTCACGCCGACGTTCTTCGTTGGTGCGCAGTATGTCTATACGCTCGTGAATTACGAGGCATCGACGGGCAACCTTAAACCGAAGTTCCACACGCTTGGCCTGATGGCGGACTACAACCTGTCGAAGCGCACCGATTTCTACGTGCAGAGCGCGTATCAGAAGGTTGGCGGCGACAAGACCGGGACTGTGTTGGACAACGCCTATATTCCGGGCGCGGGTGGGGTTTCGTCGGCGGCGAACCAGTTCGCGGTGCGCGCGGGGATCCGGCATAAGTTTTGA
- a CDS encoding LysR family transcriptional regulator — protein MDHLQAMRVFARVAQLGSFSKAAEQLQLPRPTVSNAIQYLEAHLRVRLLHRTTRRVALTPEGAAYHSRCIQVLADLDDAESLFADAAASPRGSVRVDLPERLALQTVIPALPDFLARYPDIHVVLSATDRMIDLIADGVDCAVRVGELRDTTLVARRLGAFEQINCASRGYIERYGLPRTPDDLADHQAVGFFSSRTGRDLVWEYEEDGQARSLAMRSAVSVNSAHAYLACCVAGLGLIQAPRAGMETLLQSGELIEVLPQWKAPPLPLSVVFPHGKHLAPRVRIFVDWVAKLLGEPDTARAVRPRKARAARV, from the coding sequence ATGGATCACCTGCAGGCGATGCGAGTCTTCGCGCGAGTCGCGCAGCTCGGCAGTTTCTCGAAAGCCGCGGAACAGTTGCAGTTGCCGCGACCGACAGTCAGCAACGCGATCCAGTATCTGGAGGCGCATCTGCGCGTGCGGCTACTACACCGTACGACGCGACGCGTCGCGCTAACACCCGAAGGCGCGGCCTATCACTCGCGCTGCATCCAGGTACTCGCCGATCTCGACGACGCCGAGTCGCTGTTCGCCGATGCGGCCGCCAGTCCACGCGGCTCGGTACGCGTCGATCTGCCCGAGCGGCTTGCGTTGCAAACCGTGATTCCCGCTCTACCCGACTTCCTGGCGCGATACCCGGATATTCACGTCGTACTCAGCGCAACGGACCGCATGATCGATCTGATTGCGGATGGCGTCGACTGTGCAGTGCGGGTGGGCGAACTGCGCGACACGACACTCGTCGCGCGCCGACTCGGTGCGTTCGAGCAGATCAACTGCGCGTCGCGCGGCTATATCGAACGCTACGGTTTGCCGCGTACACCCGACGATCTCGCCGATCATCAGGCGGTCGGCTTCTTTTCGAGCCGCACCGGCCGGGATCTTGTCTGGGAGTATGAGGAAGACGGGCAGGCACGCAGCCTTGCAATGCGCAGCGCGGTTTCGGTCAACAGCGCGCATGCTTATCTGGCTTGCTGCGTGGCTGGCCTCGGGTTGATTCAGGCACCGCGTGCCGGAATGGAAACGCTGCTGCAAAGCGGCGAACTGATCGAGGTGCTGCCGCAATGGAAAGCACCGCCGTTACCGCTTTCGGTGGTGTTTCCGCATGGGAAGCATCTTGCGCCGCGGGTGCGGATTTTCGTCGATTGGGTCGCGAAGTTGCTTGGGGAACCTGATACTGCGCGCGCGGTGCGGCCGAGAAAAGCGCGTGCTGCGCGCGTATAA
- a CDS encoding aldo/keto reductase, with protein sequence MNTRQLGRQGPHVSAIGLGCMGMSDFYGPADREESIATIHAALDAGITLLDTGDFYGMGDNEMLIRDALRGRQRENVQVSVKFGALRDPSNGWAGNDTRPVAIRNFLAYTLRRLGTDYVDVYRPARLDPSVPIEDTVGAIADLVKEGYVRQIGLSEVGAATLRRAQAVAPIGDLQIEYSLMSRGIEADILPTCRELGIGVTAYGVLSRGLLGGQWSKARGEQRDFRSVSPRFQGENLDRNLALVETLRAIAETRQSNPAQLAIAWALSRGDDIVPLVGARRRTQLTDALAAANLQLDAQELARIEAAIPPQAVAGARYNEVHLSHLDSEGSAH encoded by the coding sequence ATGAACACCCGTCAACTCGGCCGCCAGGGTCCGCACGTTTCAGCCATCGGTCTCGGCTGCATGGGCATGTCCGATTTCTACGGTCCCGCCGATCGCGAAGAAAGCATCGCAACGATACACGCCGCGCTCGATGCCGGCATTACCTTGCTCGATACCGGCGATTTCTACGGCATGGGCGACAACGAAATGCTGATTCGCGATGCGTTGCGGGGGCGGCAGCGCGAGAACGTGCAGGTTAGCGTGAAGTTCGGCGCGCTGCGCGATCCGTCCAACGGATGGGCCGGCAACGACACGCGACCGGTAGCGATTCGCAACTTCCTCGCTTACACGCTGCGCCGTCTCGGCACCGATTACGTCGATGTCTATCGGCCGGCGCGGCTCGATCCGTCGGTGCCGATCGAGGACACTGTCGGCGCTATCGCCGATCTGGTCAAAGAGGGCTACGTGCGGCAGATCGGTCTGTCGGAAGTCGGGGCGGCGACGCTGCGGCGTGCCCAGGCCGTCGCACCGATCGGCGATCTGCAGATCGAATACTCGTTGATGTCGCGCGGCATCGAAGCGGACATCCTGCCGACCTGCCGCGAACTCGGCATTGGTGTGACGGCTTACGGTGTGCTGTCGCGTGGGCTGCTCGGCGGACAGTGGTCGAAGGCTCGTGGAGAGCAGCGCGATTTCCGTAGCGTGAGCCCGCGTTTTCAGGGCGAAAATCTCGACCGCAATCTCGCGCTGGTGGAGACGTTGCGCGCTATCGCGGAAACGCGCCAAAGCAATCCGGCGCAACTTGCGATCGCGTGGGCGCTGTCGCGCGGCGACGATATCGTGCCGCTGGTCGGTGCGCGCCGCCGGACCCAGTTGACCGATGCGCTTGCCGCCGCGAACCTGCAACTCGATGCGCAAGAGCTGGCGCGGATCGAAGCAGCCATTCCGCCGCAAGCAGTGGCCGGCGCGCGCTATAACGAAGTGCATCTGTCGCACCTGGATAGCGAGGGCAGTGCGCATTGA
- a CDS encoding peptidoglycan DD-metalloendopeptidase family protein: MLGSRFDITKIGLVSLGLAIVVSGCTNVAQQNPQTIGAAPVASASTAVASGTEVPTGAASQPAATPAPAQFYEVQRGDTLSRIAQDHNCSVADLQTWNGLKRAGRLKAGQTLRLSPPDAGSTDASSQTAKPVNASSASNAAAASASSTSSASSANATDATTDTSAAPDPAVKRQVMAQTARHASRVALAWPAQGKVVESFQPGETRGIEISGKPGDPIRAAASGKVMYAGTGLNEYGSLIIVQHNKDFLTAYSHNRKLLVKTGDFVQQGQQIAEMGDENNSRVALLFEVRRDGKPVDPMPYLPGKQG, translated from the coding sequence ATGTTGGGAAGTCGTTTCGACATCACGAAGATCGGTCTCGTGAGCCTTGGGCTCGCGATCGTAGTGAGTGGGTGTACGAACGTTGCACAGCAGAACCCGCAGACCATCGGCGCAGCGCCTGTCGCGTCGGCGTCTACGGCAGTTGCGTCCGGCACCGAGGTGCCGACGGGGGCGGCCAGCCAGCCGGCAGCTACGCCGGCGCCGGCGCAGTTCTACGAGGTCCAGCGCGGCGATACGTTGAGCCGCATTGCGCAGGATCACAATTGCAGCGTGGCCGATCTGCAGACGTGGAACGGCCTGAAGCGCGCGGGTCGTCTGAAGGCCGGGCAGACCTTGCGTCTTTCGCCGCCCGATGCGGGGAGCACCGATGCTTCTTCGCAAACGGCGAAGCCTGTGAACGCGTCGAGCGCCTCGAATGCGGCAGCCGCAAGTGCGTCGAGCACATCGAGCGCCTCGAGCGCCAATGCAACGGATGCGACGACGGATACCTCCGCCGCCCCCGATCCCGCAGTCAAACGTCAGGTGATGGCACAGACTGCCCGTCACGCGAGCCGTGTCGCATTGGCATGGCCTGCGCAGGGCAAGGTCGTCGAGTCGTTCCAGCCTGGTGAAACGCGTGGCATCGAGATCAGCGGCAAGCCGGGCGATCCAATACGTGCGGCCGCGAGCGGCAAGGTCATGTATGCCGGCACCGGGCTCAACGAATACGGCAGCCTGATCATCGTCCAGCACAACAAGGATTTTCTGACGGCTTACTCGCACAACCGCAAGCTGCTCGTGAAGACCGGCGATTTCGTGCAGCAAGGGCAGCAGATCGCGGAGATGGGCGACGAAAACAATTCGCGTGTTGCGTTGTTGTTCGAAGTGCGGCGCGACGGCAAGCCGGTCGATCCGATGCCGTATCTGCCGGGTAAGCAAGGTTGA
- the prpF gene encoding 2-methylaconitate cis-trans isomerase PrpF: MAHVPQIKIPATYMRGGTSKGVFFRLQDLPEAAQVPGAARDALLLRVIGSPDPYGKQIDGMGGATSSTSKTVIISKSSKPDHDVDYLFGQVSIDKAFVDWSGNCGNLSAAVGPFAISAGLVDPGRIPHNGVAVVRIWQANIGKTIIGHVPITDGAVQETGSFELDGVTFTAAEVQLEFLDPAAEEEGVGGAMFPTGNLIDDLDVPGVGTLKATMINAGIPTIFVDAEAIGYKGTELQDAINSDDKALAKFETIRAHGAVRMGLIKHIDEIATRQHTPKVAFVARPAGYVASSGKQVAATDVDLLVRAMSMGKLHHAMMGTAAVAIGTAAAIPGTLVNLAAGGGERQAVRFGHPSGTLRVGAEASQVDGEWVVKKAIMSRSARVLMEGWVRVPGDTF; the protein is encoded by the coding sequence ATGGCACACGTACCGCAGATCAAGATTCCCGCCACCTACATGCGTGGCGGCACCAGCAAAGGCGTGTTCTTCCGTCTGCAGGATTTGCCCGAAGCCGCGCAGGTACCCGGCGCGGCTCGCGATGCCTTGCTACTGCGGGTGATCGGTAGTCCGGACCCGTACGGCAAACAGATCGACGGCATGGGGGGGGCGACGTCGAGCACGAGCAAGACCGTCATCATCTCGAAGAGCAGCAAGCCCGATCACGACGTCGACTATCTGTTCGGCCAGGTATCCATCGATAAGGCGTTTGTGGACTGGAGCGGCAATTGCGGCAATCTGTCAGCCGCGGTGGGGCCGTTTGCCATCAGCGCCGGGCTCGTCGATCCGGGCCGTATTCCGCACAACGGTGTGGCCGTCGTGAGGATCTGGCAAGCGAATATCGGCAAGACCATCATCGGTCACGTGCCCATCACCGATGGCGCGGTGCAGGAAACCGGCAGCTTCGAACTGGACGGTGTGACCTTCACCGCCGCCGAAGTACAACTCGAGTTCCTCGATCCCGCCGCCGAAGAAGAAGGCGTGGGCGGTGCGATGTTCCCTACCGGCAATCTGATCGACGATCTCGATGTGCCGGGCGTCGGCACGTTGAAGGCCACCATGATCAACGCGGGCATTCCGACGATTTTCGTCGACGCTGAGGCGATTGGTTATAAGGGCACCGAGTTGCAGGACGCGATCAATAGCGACGACAAGGCGCTGGCGAAGTTCGAGACGATCCGCGCGCACGGTGCGGTGCGCATGGGGCTGATCAAGCATATCGATGAAATCGCGACGCGGCAGCACACGCCGAAAGTCGCGTTCGTCGCGCGACCTGCCGGGTATGTGGCCTCCAGCGGCAAACAGGTTGCTGCTACGGATGTCGATTTGCTGGTGCGCGCGATGTCGATGGGCAAGCTGCATCACGCGATGATGGGCACCGCTGCCGTCGCCATCGGCACCGCGGCCGCGATTCCGGGCACGCTCGTGAATCTCGCCGCTGGTGGCGGCGAACGCCAGGCGGTGCGCTTTGGTCATCCGTCGGGCACGCTGCGCGTCGGTGCCGAGGCCAGCCAGGTAGACGGCGAATGGGTCGTGAAGAAAGCCATCATGAGCCGCAGTGCGCGCGTGTTGATGGAAGGCTGGGTGCGGGTTCCCGGCGATACGTTTTAA
- the acnD gene encoding Fe/S-dependent 2-methylisocitrate dehydratase AcnD, giving the protein MNTANRKPLPGAKLDFFDTRAAVEALQPGAYDTLPYTSRVLAENLVRRCDPASLDASLRQIIERKRDLDFPWFPARVVCHDILGQTALVDLAGLRDAIAAQGGDPARVNPVVPTQLVVDHSLAVECGGFDPDAFDKNRAIEDRRNEDRFDFINWTKKAFKNVDVIPPGNGILHQINLERMSPVVQVKDGVAFPDTLVGTDSHTPMVDALGVIAIGVGGLEAESVMLGRASYMRLPDIVGVELTGKPGPGITATDTVLSLTEFLRKEKVVGAYLEFYGEGTANLTLGDRATIANMAPEFGATAAMFYIDEQTIKYLKLTGRDDELVKLVETYAKETGLWADSLKTAQYERVLKFDLSTVVRTLAGPSNPHRRLPVSELAARGISGKIENEPGLMPDGAVIIAAITSCTNTNNPRNMIAAALLARNANRHGLTRKPWVKSSLAPGSKAVTLYLEEAKLLPELEQLGFGVVAYACTSCNGMSGALDPVIQKEIVERDLYATAVLSGNRNFDGRIHPYAKQAFLASPPLVVAYAIAGTIRFDIEKDVLGTDAAGNPVMLKDIWPSDEEIDTIVASSVKPEQFRKVYEPMFAVTADTGERADPLYDWRPMSTYIRRPPYWEGALASERTLAGMRALAVLGDNITTDHLSPSNAILPDSASGEYLAKMGLPEEDFNSYATHRGDHLTAQRATFANPTLKNEMVLEDGKVKAGSLARIEPEGKVTRMWEAIETYMERKQPLIVIAGADYGQGSSRDWAAKGVRLAGAEAIVAEGFERIHRTNLVGMGVLPLEFKPGVNRLTLGIDGTETFDVTGERKPRTDLTLVIHRKNGERVEVPVTCRLDTAEEVSIYEAGGVLQRFAQDFLESSKAAA; this is encoded by the coding sequence CACGACATTCTCGGCCAGACCGCGCTCGTCGACCTCGCCGGTCTGCGCGATGCGATCGCCGCACAAGGCGGCGATCCGGCGCGGGTCAACCCGGTCGTGCCGACACAACTGGTGGTGGACCATTCGCTTGCGGTGGAATGTGGTGGCTTCGATCCCGACGCGTTCGACAAGAACCGCGCCATCGAAGACCGGCGCAACGAAGACCGCTTCGACTTCATCAACTGGACCAAGAAGGCGTTCAAGAACGTCGACGTGATTCCGCCCGGCAACGGCATCCTGCACCAGATCAACCTAGAGCGGATGAGCCCGGTCGTGCAGGTGAAAGACGGTGTCGCGTTTCCCGATACGCTGGTCGGCACCGATTCGCATACGCCGATGGTCGATGCGCTCGGCGTGATCGCCATCGGTGTGGGCGGGCTCGAAGCCGAAAGCGTGATGCTGGGGCGTGCCTCGTATATGCGGCTGCCGGATATCGTTGGCGTGGAACTCACCGGCAAACCTGGCCCGGGGATCACGGCGACCGACACCGTGTTGTCGCTGACCGAATTCCTGCGCAAAGAAAAAGTGGTTGGCGCGTATCTCGAGTTTTATGGCGAAGGCACCGCGAACCTCACGCTCGGCGACCGCGCCACGATCGCCAACATGGCACCTGAATTCGGTGCGACGGCCGCGATGTTCTACATCGACGAGCAGACTATCAAGTACCTCAAGCTCACGGGCCGCGACGACGAACTCGTCAAACTCGTCGAAACGTACGCGAAGGAAACCGGTCTGTGGGCCGACAGCCTGAAGACTGCGCAATACGAGCGCGTGCTGAAGTTCGATCTCTCGACTGTGGTTCGTACGCTCGCCGGTCCGTCGAATCCGCATCGCCGGTTGCCGGTGTCGGAGCTGGCCGCGCGCGGGATCAGCGGCAAGATCGAGAACGAGCCGGGGCTGATGCCCGACGGCGCCGTGATCATTGCCGCGATCACGAGCTGCACGAACACCAACAATCCGCGCAACATGATTGCTGCGGCGCTGCTCGCGCGCAATGCCAATCGACATGGCCTGACGCGCAAGCCGTGGGTCAAGAGTTCGCTGGCGCCGGGCTCGAAAGCGGTCACGCTTTACCTGGAAGAAGCGAAGCTGCTGCCGGAACTGGAGCAGCTCGGCTTCGGCGTGGTCGCTTATGCGTGCACGTCGTGCAACGGCATGTCCGGTGCGCTGGACCCGGTGATCCAGAAGGAAATCGTCGAGCGCGATCTGTATGCGACCGCGGTACTGTCCGGCAACCGCAACTTCGACGGCCGGATTCATCCGTATGCGAAGCAGGCTTTCCTCGCCTCGCCGCCGCTGGTGGTCGCGTATGCGATTGCCGGCACGATCCGCTTCGACATCGAGAAGGATGTGCTCGGCACCGACGCCGCCGGCAATCCGGTGATGCTCAAGGACATCTGGCCATCCGACGAAGAGATCGACACGATCGTTGCTTCGAGCGTGAAGCCGGAACAGTTCCGCAAGGTGTACGAGCCGATGTTTGCCGTCACCGCCGACACCGGCGAGCGCGCCGATCCGCTGTACGACTGGCGCCCGATGAGTACTTACATCCGCCGCCCGCCGTATTGGGAAGGCGCGCTGGCCAGCGAGCGCACGCTCGCGGGCATGCGTGCGCTCGCCGTACTCGGGGACAACATCACCACCGACCACCTGTCGCCGTCCAACGCGATCCTGCCCGACAGCGCATCGGGCGAGTATCTGGCGAAAATGGGCTTGCCCGAAGAGGATTTCAACTCGTATGCAACCCACCGCGGCGATCACCTGACCGCGCAGCGCGCCACCTTCGCCAACCCCACGTTGAAGAACGAGATGGTGCTCGAAGACGGCAAGGTGAAAGCCGGTTCGCTTGCCCGCATCGAACCTGAAGGCAAGGTCACGCGCATGTGGGAAGCGATCGAAACCTACATGGAACGCAAGCAGCCGCTGATCGTGATTGCCGGGGCCGACTACGGCCAGGGCTCGTCGCGCGACTGGGCCGCTAAAGGCGTACGTCTCGCCGGTGCCGAAGCGATCGTCGCCGAAGGGTTCGAACGCATTCACCGGACCAATCTGGTGGGGATGGGTGTATTGCCGCTCGAGTTCAAACCGGGCGTGAACCGTCTGACGCTCGGCATCGACGGCACCGAAACCTTCGATGTGACCGGCGAGCGCAAACCGCGCACCGACCTCACGCTTGTTATCCACCGCAAGAACGGCGAGCGCGTCGAAGTGCCGGTAACCTGCCGTCTCGACACCGCGGAAGAAGTGTCGATCTACGAAGCAGGCGGCGTGCTGCAGCGCTTTGCGCAGGACTTTCTTGAGTCGTCGAAAGCAGCGGCTTGA